The proteins below come from a single Drosophila miranda strain MSH22 chromosome Y unlocalized genomic scaffold, D.miranda_PacBio2.1 Contig_Y1_pilon, whole genome shotgun sequence genomic window:
- the LOC117185765 gene encoding NAD kinase-like isoform X1 has product MTCLSDIDLATLHQHRLEERFSYKLAWSGTAHQHTQYNDLLMRHNASLKRQRIIQHKANQASSKPREQGESTTNTASNQNSQLTKSEDEHDDGYFDSSTRRRRSGTWPRTRSLNAPSPFQQFGPCGRIMKNSAMVMQIQDPASQRLTWYKPPLTVLVIKKKDSQVLLPFVQLVEWLVQEKHMVVWVESAVLEDKLLRDDVKLENESAKFRQVHGDYCGVRERFLALREKLVTFKDGRDDLTDRIDFIVCLGGDGTLLYASQLFQQSVPPVMAFYLGSLGFLTPFQCDNFQEQVTNVLEGHAALTLRSRLRCSIHRKGERRKESLQPAGSNLLKPSHHRHLNYVELKNGASSGANNNYCNPHMSSNNSILVLNEVVINRGPSPYLSNIDIFLDGKYITSVQGDGLIVSTPTGSTAYAAAAGASMIHPSVPAILVTPICPHSLSFRPIVVPAGVELRISISPDSRNTSRVSFDGRNDQELNHGDSLRVTTSIYPVPSICSQDQISDWFDSLAEGLHWNVRKRQKCLDELSDLTASGSEDTPDEFDNLKIYDASGSSLDI; this is encoded by the exons ATGACGTGCCTTTCGGACATTGATCTGGCAACCCTGCACCAGCATCGTCTGGAGGAGCGCTTCAGTTATAAGCTGGCCTGGAGCGGCACAGCCCACCAGCATACCCAATACAATGATCTGCTCATGCGGCATAATGCCTCCCTTAAGCGGCAAAGAATCATCCAGCACAAGGCAAACCAGGCGAGTTCCAAGCCCAGGGAACAAGGCGAATCCACAACAAACACGGCCAGTAATCAGAATAGCCAACTGACCAAGTCCGAGGACGAGCATGACGATGGCTACTTTGATTCATCAACCCGACGCAGGCGTAGTGGCACCTGGCC GCGCACCCGGAGCTTGAATGCCCCGTCGCCCTTCCAGCAGTTCGGACCATGCGGACGCATAATGAAAAACTCCGCCATGGTGATGCAGATTCAAGATCCGGCCAGCCAGCGCCTGACCTGGTACAAGCCACCGCTCACAGTGCTGGTGATCAAGAAAAAGGACTCTCAAGTGCTCCTGCCGTTTGTCCAGCTGGTGGAGTGGCTGGTGCAGGAGAAGCACATGGTCGTGTGGGTTGAGTCCGCCGTGCTGGAGGATAAGCTGCTGCGGGACGATGTCAAGCTGGAGAACGAGAGCGCCAAGTTCCGACAGGTGCACGGAGACTACTGTGGCGTGCGTGAGCGTTTTCTGGCGCTGCGCGAGAAGCTGGTGACATTCAA GGATGGTCGCGATGATCTAACCGATCGCATCGACTTTATTGTCTGCCTCGGAGGGGACGGCACCTTGCTGTACGCCTCCCAGCTGTTCCAGCAATCAGTGCCGCCCGTGATGGCCTTCTATCTGGGCTCACTGGGCTTTCTTACGCCCTTCCAGTGTGATAACTTTCAGGAGCAGGTGACCAATGTACTGGAGGGTCACGCTGCCCTCACCCTGCGCAGCCGCCTGCGTTGCTCCATCCATCGCAAGGGCGAACGCCGCAAGGAGTCGCTCCAGCCAGCCGGCAGCAACCTGCTGAAGCCAAGTCATCATCGTCACCTGAACTATGTAGAGCTCAAAAATGGAGCATCCTCTGGTGCCAATAACAATTACTGCAACCCGCATATGTCATCAAACAACAGCATCCTGGTGCTCAACGAGGTGGTTATCAATCGTGGCCCGTCGCCATATCTCAGCAACATTGATATCTTCTTGGATGGCAAGTACATTACCTCTGTTCAGGGCGATGGCCTGATTGTGTCCACTCCGACTGGGAGCACAGCGTATGCGGCAGCAGCTGGTGCCTCCATGATCCATCCCTCCGTGCCGGCCATACTGGTGACTCCCATCTGTCCGCACTCGCTGAGCTTCAGGCCCATTGTGGTGCCTGCAGGAGTGGAGCTGAGG ATATCCATATCGCCGGATAGCCGCAACACCTCGCGCGTCTCCTTCGATGGACGCAACGACCAGGAACTGAATCATGGAGATAGCCTGCGGGTGACCACCTCCATCTATCCCGTTCCCAGCATTTGCTCTCAGGATCAGATCTCTGATTGGTTCGACTCCCTCGCCGAGGGACTCCATTGGAATGTGCGCAAGCGCCAGAAGTGCCTCGATGAGCTGTCGGACCTGACGGCCTCCGGTTCGGAGGACACGCCCGACGAGTTTGACAATCTGAAGATCTACGATGCGAGTGGTTCTTCTCTGGATATTTGA
- the LOC117185765 gene encoding NAD kinase-like isoform X2, with protein MKNSAMVMQIQDPASQRLTWYKPPLTVLVIKKKDSQVLLPFVQLVEWLVQEKHMVVWVESAVLEDKLLRDDVKLENESAKFRQVHGDYCGVRERFLALREKLVTFKDGRDDLTDRIDFIVCLGGDGTLLYASQLFQQSVPPVMAFYLGSLGFLTPFQCDNFQEQVTNVLEGHAALTLRSRLRCSIHRKGERRKESLQPAGSNLLKPSHHRHLNYVELKNGASSGANNNYCNPHMSSNNSILVLNEVVINRGPSPYLSNIDIFLDGKYITSVQGDGLIVSTPTGSTAYAAAAGASMIHPSVPAILVTPICPHSLSFRPIVVPAGVELRISISPDSRNTSRVSFDGRNDQELNHGDSLRVTTSIYPVPSICSQDQISDWFDSLAEGLHWNVRKRQKCLDELSDLTASGSEDTPDEFDNLKIYDASGSSLDI; from the exons ATGAAAAACTCCGCCATGGTGATGCAGATTCAAGATCCGGCCAGCCAGCGCCTGACCTGGTACAAGCCACCGCTCACAGTGCTGGTGATCAAGAAAAAGGACTCTCAAGTGCTCCTGCCGTTTGTCCAGCTGGTGGAGTGGCTGGTGCAGGAGAAGCACATGGTCGTGTGGGTTGAGTCCGCCGTGCTGGAGGATAAGCTGCTGCGGGACGATGTCAAGCTGGAGAACGAGAGCGCCAAGTTCCGACAGGTGCACGGAGACTACTGTGGCGTGCGTGAGCGTTTTCTGGCGCTGCGCGAGAAGCTGGTGACATTCAA GGATGGTCGCGATGATCTAACCGATCGCATCGACTTTATTGTCTGCCTCGGAGGGGACGGCACCTTGCTGTACGCCTCCCAGCTGTTCCAGCAATCAGTGCCGCCCGTGATGGCCTTCTATCTGGGCTCACTGGGCTTTCTTACGCCCTTCCAGTGTGATAACTTTCAGGAGCAGGTGACCAATGTACTGGAGGGTCACGCTGCCCTCACCCTGCGCAGCCGCCTGCGTTGCTCCATCCATCGCAAGGGCGAACGCCGCAAGGAGTCGCTCCAGCCAGCCGGCAGCAACCTGCTGAAGCCAAGTCATCATCGTCACCTGAACTATGTAGAGCTCAAAAATGGAGCATCCTCTGGTGCCAATAACAATTACTGCAACCCGCATATGTCATCAAACAACAGCATCCTGGTGCTCAACGAGGTGGTTATCAATCGTGGCCCGTCGCCATATCTCAGCAACATTGATATCTTCTTGGATGGCAAGTACATTACCTCTGTTCAGGGCGATGGCCTGATTGTGTCCACTCCGACTGGGAGCACAGCGTATGCGGCAGCAGCTGGTGCCTCCATGATCCATCCCTCCGTGCCGGCCATACTGGTGACTCCCATCTGTCCGCACTCGCTGAGCTTCAGGCCCATTGTGGTGCCTGCAGGAGTGGAGCTGAGG ATATCCATATCGCCGGATAGCCGCAACACCTCGCGCGTCTCCTTCGATGGACGCAACGACCAGGAACTGAATCATGGAGATAGCCTGCGGGTGACCACCTCCATCTATCCCGTTCCCAGCATTTGCTCTCAGGATCAGATCTCTGATTGGTTCGACTCCCTCGCCGAGGGACTCCATTGGAATGTGCGCAAGCGCCAGAAGTGCCTCGATGAGCTGTCGGACCTGACGGCCTCCGGTTCGGAGGACACGCCCGACGAGTTTGACAATCTGAAGATCTACGATGCGAGTGGTTCTTCTCTGGATATTTGA
- the LOC117185765 gene encoding NAD kinase-like isoform X3: MRTRSLNAPSPFQQFGPCGRIMKNSAMVMQIQDPASQRLTWYKPPLTVLVIKKKDSQVLLPFVQLVEWLVQEKHMVVWVESAVLEDKLLRDDVKLENESAKFRQVHGDYCGVRERFLALREKLVTFKDGRDDLTDRIDFIVCLGGDGTLLYASQLFQQSVPPVMAFYLGSLGFLTPFQCDNFQEQVTNVLEGHAALTLRSRLRCSIHRKGERRKESLQPAGSNLLKPSHHRHLNYVELKNGASSGANNNYCNPHMSSNNSILVLNEVVINRGPSPYLSNIDIFLDGKYITSVQGDGLIVSTPTGSTAYAAAAGASMIHPSVPAILVTPICPHSLSFRPIVVPAGVELRISISPDSRNTSRVSFDGRNDQELNHGDSLRVTTSIYPVPSICSQDQISDWFDSLAEGLHWNVRKRQKCLDELSDLTASGSEDTPDEFDNLKIYDASGSSLDI; the protein is encoded by the exons AT GCGCACCCGGAGCTTGAATGCCCCGTCGCCCTTCCAGCAGTTCGGACCATGCGGACGCATAATGAAAAACTCCGCCATGGTGATGCAGATTCAAGATCCGGCCAGCCAGCGCCTGACCTGGTACAAGCCACCGCTCACAGTGCTGGTGATCAAGAAAAAGGACTCTCAAGTGCTCCTGCCGTTTGTCCAGCTGGTGGAGTGGCTGGTGCAGGAGAAGCACATGGTCGTGTGGGTTGAGTCCGCCGTGCTGGAGGATAAGCTGCTGCGGGACGATGTCAAGCTGGAGAACGAGAGCGCCAAGTTCCGACAGGTGCACGGAGACTACTGTGGCGTGCGTGAGCGTTTTCTGGCGCTGCGCGAGAAGCTGGTGACATTCAA GGATGGTCGCGATGATCTAACCGATCGCATCGACTTTATTGTCTGCCTCGGAGGGGACGGCACCTTGCTGTACGCCTCCCAGCTGTTCCAGCAATCAGTGCCGCCCGTGATGGCCTTCTATCTGGGCTCACTGGGCTTTCTTACGCCCTTCCAGTGTGATAACTTTCAGGAGCAGGTGACCAATGTACTGGAGGGTCACGCTGCCCTCACCCTGCGCAGCCGCCTGCGTTGCTCCATCCATCGCAAGGGCGAACGCCGCAAGGAGTCGCTCCAGCCAGCCGGCAGCAACCTGCTGAAGCCAAGTCATCATCGTCACCTGAACTATGTAGAGCTCAAAAATGGAGCATCCTCTGGTGCCAATAACAATTACTGCAACCCGCATATGTCATCAAACAACAGCATCCTGGTGCTCAACGAGGTGGTTATCAATCGTGGCCCGTCGCCATATCTCAGCAACATTGATATCTTCTTGGATGGCAAGTACATTACCTCTGTTCAGGGCGATGGCCTGATTGTGTCCACTCCGACTGGGAGCACAGCGTATGCGGCAGCAGCTGGTGCCTCCATGATCCATCCCTCCGTGCCGGCCATACTGGTGACTCCCATCTGTCCGCACTCGCTGAGCTTCAGGCCCATTGTGGTGCCTGCAGGAGTGGAGCTGAGG ATATCCATATCGCCGGATAGCCGCAACACCTCGCGCGTCTCCTTCGATGGACGCAACGACCAGGAACTGAATCATGGAGATAGCCTGCGGGTGACCACCTCCATCTATCCCGTTCCCAGCATTTGCTCTCAGGATCAGATCTCTGATTGGTTCGACTCCCTCGCCGAGGGACTCCATTGGAATGTGCGCAAGCGCCAGAAGTGCCTCGATGAGCTGTCGGACCTGACGGCCTCCGGTTCGGAGGACACGCCCGACGAGTTTGACAATCTGAAGATCTACGATGCGAGTGGTTCTTCTCTGGATATTTGA